In a single window of the Verrucomicrobiia bacterium genome:
- a CDS encoding D-alanine--D-alanine ligase, which yields MKTIAVIFGGQSTEHDVSIVTAIASIIKPLELAKEYQVEPVYIAKDGSWYWDQKLKDIKLYQGTELESFMHKASKVHLLFDNGLTLVKSSQFAGRKAYKKIDVVFPAMHGTHGEDGDLMGLLEMAGVPYVGCGVAASAIAMDKVLAKQVAISQGVSSNKWVWFMSRELAQNPQEVLTRIKPLKYPLFVKPTHIGSSIGITRATDPKQLMNALEVAVHYDDKVIVEEAVPNLIEVTLPIMGNEDPVPSYLEQPLVQSEDFFDFETKYMGQGGKGAGKKMGGKLGAQGYSKVPAELPEKLYKKAEQTGLDVYRALGCTGTARVDMLIDSKKGAVYFNEVNPLPGSLYAHNWRQKGVSNVELVTRLVGYAEARFAAQQRLQTSFGTNFLKQF from the coding sequence ATGAAAACAATCGCCGTTATTTTTGGCGGGCAGTCTACCGAGCATGATGTCTCGATAGTCACGGCCATCGCCAGTATCATCAAACCCCTCGAACTAGCCAAAGAATACCAAGTAGAACCGGTCTACATTGCCAAAGACGGCTCGTGGTACTGGGACCAAAAACTAAAAGATATCAAGCTGTACCAGGGCACCGAGCTAGAAAGCTTTATGCACAAGGCGTCCAAAGTTCACTTGCTGTTCGACAACGGCCTGACACTGGTCAAATCCAGCCAATTCGCTGGCCGCAAAGCTTATAAAAAAATTGACGTGGTGTTTCCGGCAATGCACGGCACTCACGGCGAAGACGGCGATCTGATGGGACTGCTAGAAATGGCCGGCGTGCCGTATGTGGGCTGTGGTGTAGCAGCCAGTGCTATTGCCATGGACAAGGTCTTGGCCAAGCAGGTGGCCATAAGTCAGGGTGTGTCCAGCAACAAGTGGGTATGGTTTATGTCGCGCGAACTGGCACAAAATCCACAAGAGGTGCTGACGCGTATCAAGCCATTGAAGTACCCACTATTTGTGAAGCCAACGCACATTGGTTCTAGTATTGGCATTACCCGTGCGACAGACCCAAAGCAGCTCATGAATGCCCTGGAAGTGGCCGTGCACTATGACGACAAAGTGATTGTTGAAGAAGCAGTACCCAACCTTATCGAAGTAACGCTGCCTATTATGGGTAACGAGGATCCGGTGCCATCCTATCTGGAACAGCCCCTCGTGCAGAGCGAAGACTTCTTTGATTTCGAGACTAAGTATATGGGCCAGGGCGGCAAAGGCGCTGGCAAAAAAATGGGTGGCAAATTGGGTGCCCAAGGCTACAGCAAGGTCCCGGCCGAACTGCCCGAAAAGCTGTACAAAAAAGCCGAACAAACTGGTCTGGATGTCTACCGTGCACTGGGCTGCACCGGCACGGCTCGCGTGGACATGCTGATAGACAGCAAGAAAGGCGCAGTCTATTTCAACGAAGTCAATCCGCTACCCGGCAGCCTATACGCTCACAACTGGCGCCAAAAGGGTGTGTCTAACGTAGAGCTGGTGACGCGACTGGTCGGATACGCCGAAGCCCGTTTTGCGGCCCAGCAGCGTTTGCAAACTAGCTTTGGTACCAACTTCTTAAAGCAATTTTAG
- a CDS encoding Mur ligase family protein, with protein MRKTISSFSPRYPKTVIYMLQSTEYQIEPYLKWYWRTPSFGVVMKRRDLQKTKAAKMLLLALVAGMGLQILLGLFCIGLWARGAHYSVGISGVCLVWLSPLVWAHLIVVPLWLGRVFITRPKEKKLIAESRDIFAKHSATTIAVAGSYGKTTMKELLGTVLAEGRKVAITPANKNVASSHALFAKKLAGGEDVLVIEYGEGAPGDVARFSQTTRPTIGVITGIAPAHLDQYPTLEAAARDIFSLADYLDNRQVYVNAESEAAQPYIADSHITYDAHHVGSWKISGVKVGFDGVRFTMAKGSKKLSLHSGLLGRHQVGPLAAVSAIADGLGLSKKDIEEGVAKTVPFEHRMQPRPLGGAWIIDDTYNGNIDGIKAGLALLKDLPAKRKVYVTPGLVDQGIETVRVHHHMGQLIAGANPDRVVLMENSARPAIEAGLKDAGFSNELHIEDNPLRFYTGMEHLVAAGDLWVLQNDWTDNYA; from the coding sequence ATGAGAAAAACCATCAGTTCATTTTCTCCACGATACCCAAAGACGGTGATCTACATGTTGCAGAGTACCGAATACCAAATAGAACCTTACCTGAAATGGTACTGGCGAACACCCAGTTTTGGCGTAGTTATGAAACGGCGCGATCTGCAAAAGACCAAGGCGGCGAAAATGCTGTTACTAGCACTGGTGGCCGGCATGGGTCTGCAAATTCTGCTGGGCCTGTTCTGTATTGGCCTGTGGGCTAGGGGTGCGCATTATTCGGTCGGGATTAGTGGCGTTTGTTTGGTATGGTTGTCGCCGTTGGTGTGGGCGCATCTGATAGTGGTGCCGTTGTGGCTGGGGCGGGTGTTTATTACCAGGCCCAAAGAAAAGAAGCTGATTGCCGAGTCGCGTGATATTTTTGCCAAGCATTCGGCCACCACAATTGCGGTGGCCGGCAGTTACGGCAAAACCACCATGAAAGAACTGCTGGGCACGGTCCTAGCCGAGGGCAGGAAGGTGGCTATCACACCGGCCAACAAAAATGTGGCCAGCTCGCACGCTTTGTTTGCCAAAAAGCTCGCTGGCGGCGAAGACGTACTGGTTATCGAATATGGCGAGGGCGCGCCCGGTGACGTGGCTCGTTTTTCGCAGACTACTCGGCCCACCATTGGCGTTATTACGGGTATCGCGCCTGCCCACCTGGACCAGTACCCCACGCTGGAGGCTGCCGCTCGGGACATCTTTAGTCTGGCGGACTACCTAGACAACAGGCAGGTTTATGTAAATGCCGAGTCAGAGGCGGCTCAACCTTATATCGCCGATAGTCATATTACCTACGATGCTCACCATGTGGGCAGTTGGAAGATCAGCGGCGTAAAGGTAGGCTTCGACGGCGTCCGGTTTACCATGGCCAAAGGCAGCAAAAAGCTATCCTTGCATAGTGGATTGCTGGGGCGACACCAGGTGGGGCCATTGGCAGCTGTATCGGCAATAGCCGATGGCCTGGGGCTGAGCAAAAAGGACATAGAAGAGGGCGTGGCCAAGACTGTGCCATTCGAACACCGCATGCAGCCACGCCCGCTTGGCGGCGCCTGGATTATCGACGATACCTACAACGGCAATATCGACGGCATCAAGGCTGGCCTAGCCTTGCTCAAAGACTTGCCCGCCAAGCGCAAGGTGTATGTGACACCAGGTTTGGTCGATCAGGGCATAGAAACCGTTCGTGTGCATCACCACATGGGGCAGCTCATAGCGGGGGCCAATCCTGATCGCGTGGTTCTGATGGAAAACTCAGCCCGTCCAGCCATAGAAGCTGGCCTGAAAGACGCCGGCTTTAGCAACGAACTACATATAGAGGACAATCCTCTGCGTTTCTACACGGGAATGGAACACTTGGTGGCCGCCGGAGACCTCTGGGTGTTGCAGAACGACTGGACTGATAATTACGCATAG
- a CDS encoding alpha/beta hydrolase, whose product MNVVVDNLLTTYEQAGKGPAVLLLHGWGDSQATFAQLAKKLQTTHTTIVVDLPGFGGTQPPQETWGVGDYVHFVSQFLKKIDAPKLQGIVGHSNGGTIAIKGLATGELKADILVLLASAGIRDVYRGRKKMLRLAAKTAKLATAPLPKSVQTRLKKKAYKAIGSDLFVAEHLQETFKKIVTDDVQTEAATLKLPTLLIYGSEDTATPVTYGELFHVAIAGSKLQVLPGAGHFVHHDRLDEVYELVKGFLK is encoded by the coding sequence ATGAATGTTGTCGTAGACAATCTGCTCACTACTTACGAGCAAGCTGGCAAGGGTCCGGCAGTGCTGCTGTTGCATGGCTGGGGTGACAGTCAGGCTACTTTTGCCCAGCTAGCCAAAAAGCTTCAGACAACACACACAACTATAGTGGTAGATCTGCCAGGCTTTGGCGGCACGCAGCCACCACAAGAAACGTGGGGAGTGGGTGACTACGTTCATTTTGTGTCACAGTTTCTAAAAAAAATTGATGCCCCCAAACTACAGGGTATTGTGGGCCACTCCAACGGCGGAACCATTGCCATAAAAGGGCTTGCCACTGGCGAACTAAAAGCGGACATCCTGGTGTTACTGGCATCAGCTGGCATACGGGATGTGTACAGGGGCCGGAAGAAAATGCTCCGGCTGGCAGCCAAGACTGCCAAGCTAGCTACTGCGCCACTGCCTAAGTCGGTCCAGACCAGGCTGAAAAAGAAGGCCTATAAAGCCATCGGTTCAGACCTGTTTGTTGCCGAGCACCTGCAAGAAACCTTCAAGAAAATAGTAACCGATGACGTTCAGACAGAGGCCGCCACATTAAAACTGCCCACACTTTTAATATATGGATCAGAAGACACCGCGACGCCAGTGACTTACGGCGAGCTATTCCACGTGGCCATTGCTGGCAGCAAATTACAAGTGTTGCCAGGTGCCGGACATTTTGTGCACCACGACCGACTGGATGAGGTTTATGAGCTGGTCAAAGGATTCCTAAAATGA